A window of the Zeugodacus cucurbitae isolate PBARC_wt_2022May chromosome 2, idZeuCucr1.2, whole genome shotgun sequence genome harbors these coding sequences:
- the LOC105220107 gene encoding cysteine-rich DPF motif domain-containing protein 1, which yields MEDSKISDHSSYDHLNNYEDLQLNVKDEEAEISRLEDNANVPTSSEKYETQNDERIPKIKFQCTVCNMLEMVHYYGKSPPFVYGLKLLEDSFVLRDPFQPPPMRWKPKAEYFVIMGAKCTVCENVVCKGAECSFYYTSSYCLACAKKHINRFPIEAQAKLRKQLEIKTKQ from the coding sequence ATGGAGGATTCCAAAATCTCGGACCATTCTTCATACGACcacttaaataattatgaagatTTACAATTAAATGTGAAAGACGAGGAAGCTGAGATTTCACGCTTGGAAGACAATGCAAATGTTCCAACGAGTtcagaaaagtatgaaacacaAAATGACGAACGTATTCCAAAAATTAAGTTTCAATGCACCGTATGCAATATGTTGGAAATGGTTCATTATTATGGAAAAAGTCCGCCCTTTGTTTATGGACTCAAGCTGTTGGAGGATTCTTTTGTGCTGCGTGATCCTTTTCAACCGCCTCCAATGCGTTGGAAACCCAAAGCAGAGTACTTTGTTATAATGGGTGCTAAGTGTACAGTATGCGAAAATGTCGTTTGCAAGGGGGCGGAATGCAGTTTTTACTATACTAGTTCCTATTGTTTGGCCTGTgcgaaaaaacatataaataggtTTCCCATTGAGGCTCAGGCAAAATTAAGAAagcaattagaaataaaaacaaaacaataa
- the LOC105220737 gene encoding saccharopine dehydrogenase-like oxidoreductase has product MSEKLDVIIFGATGFTGKYTVLEAVNVLKNYRWGIAGRSQEKLEKVLQEMGAKAQKNLMDIPIILADVENEASLLAMAKRCRVLVNCCGPYRFFGEPVVRACLEAGTHQVDITGEPQYMETMQLKYNKQAQERKVFIISACGFDSIPADLGVIFVEKNFDGVVNSVESYLENYSKGNSSKGGAGIHYGTWQSAVYRLANSDELKEIRAKLYEEKLPKFTPVLKHRPFIFRSDVVNGVCLPFPGADRSVVMRSQRFLYENDHKRPVQMHAYITFKSWISAILVAFFTVSFGFLIKFSLGRYLLLKYPKVFSFGFASHEGPSEEEMEIAQFSLTMRAKGWDNSERLSEPTDQYTEPPTKALTVKVSGPNPGYGATCVALLSTAVIILKESDKMPGPGGVLPPGAAFAKTSLISELEKHDHGIKFEILDAK; this is encoded by the coding sequence ATGTCGGAAAAATTGGACGTTATTATATTTGGTGCTACTGGTTTTACTGGTAAATACACCGTTTTGGAAGCTGTTAATGTACTTAAAAACTATCGTTGGGGGATCGCTGGACGTAGTCAAGAAAAACTTGAAAAGGTACTCCAAGAAATGGGTGCTAAAGCGCAGAAAAATCTAATGGATATTCCTATTATACTAGCTGATGTTGAAAACGAAGCTTCGCTCCTGGCCATGGCAAAGCGTTGTCGTGTTTTAGTAAATTGTTGCGGCCCATATCGATTCTTTGGGGAGCCTGTAGTGCGAGCATGTCTTGAAGCTGGTACCCATCAAGTCGATATTACTGGCGAACCTCAATATATGGAAACGATGCAACTGAAATATAACAAACAAGCACAGGAAcgaaaagtttttattatttctgctTGTGGATTTGATTCAATACCGGCTGACCTTGGagtaatatttgtagaaaaaaattttgatggaGTAGTAAATTCAGTTGAAAGCTACCTTGAGAATTACTCAAAAGGAAACAGCTCAAAAGGAGGTGCTGGAATACATTATGGTACTTGGCAGAGCGCTGTTTATCGTTTGGCCAATTCTGACGAACTAAAAGAAATACGTGCGAAGTTATACGaagaaaaattgccgaaattcaCTCCAGTTTTAAAACATCGACCGTTTATTTTTCGTTCTGACGTTGTAAATGGAGTTTGCCTCCCATTCCCTGGAGCAGATCGTTCAGTTGTTATGCGTTCACAACGTTTTCTTTATGAAAATGACCATAAGCGCCCTGTTCAAATGCACGCTTATATCACTTTTAAGTCATGGATTTCTGCTATTCTAGTAGCTTTCTTTACAGTTTCATTTggatttttaattaagttttcactTGGTCGTTACTTATTGCTGAAATATCCTAAAGTTTTCTCATTTGGATTTGCATCCCATGAAGGTCCTTCAGAAGAAGAAATGGAGATAGCACAGTTTTCACTTACCATGAGAGCAAAGGGATGGGACAATTCGGAGAGATTGTCGGAACCAACTGACCAATACACTGAGCCACCAACAAAAGCATTAACGGTCAAGGTCTCGGGTCCGAATCCTGGTTACGGAGCCACCTGCGTAGCTTTACTTAGTACGGCTGTAATAATATTAAAGGAAAGTGATAAAATGCCAGGACCTGGTGGCGTTTTACCACCAGGAGCTGCATTTGCAAAAACAAGTTTAATATCTGAATTGGAAAAGCACGATCatggtattaaatttgaaattttggatGCTAAGTAA
- the LOC105220099 gene encoding uncharacterized protein LOC105220099 has protein sequence MTKSKNSDLEKNNVKANVLEKSKKIKKDKKKGLEDKKKLEQAVTKNNESHIAPSNGSPDAGAIVKSKKPKKNKSKQNKATDNVSPKDGGDKPIEPIEKKKAKKLAKKLKKKEKKEAKRDEVVKQAPKGKSKPQLEKGDKSDTKEKKEHDQIKAECTVFVGNLPVNTKRVQLVRLFKDYGPVNGVRFRTANGKVLFKHKHRREAGTLSAWIVLKDPDTVTRALALNGTVFKNNHIRVTRGDVKSANTDSKRTVFVGNLKYSANEEKLREIFSACGDIDYVRCLNDDKGCKGVAYVCFKAPEAVGLALELNETVLDERPIHVERYSVKKLGAKKTKDVTEVENKKKPAGGKTQKDKSKKVKGDNPKTKQDADTNKKSKFRGVKVDGTQVKKQKKKVTSQMQKLAKKIAPKEKS, from the exons atgacgAAGAGTAAGAATTCTGACTTAGAGAAGAATAATGTGAAAGCAAACGTGCtggagaaaagcaaaaaaattaaaaaggataAGAAAAAGGGCTTGGAGGACAAGAAGAAGTTAGAGCAGGCCGTAACTAAAAACAATGAGAGTCACATTGCTCCTTCAAACGGAAGTCCTGATGCAGGTGCTATTGTTAAATCTAAGAAGCCAAAGAAAAATAAGTccaaacaaaacaaggcaaCAGATAACGTTTCTCCAAAGGATGGCGGTGACAAACCCATAGAACCTATCGAGAAGAAAAAGGCTAAAAAATTAgcaaagaaattaaagaaaaaagaaaagaaggaAGCTAAAAGGGATGAAGTTGTCAAACAGGCACCAAAAGGAAAATCAAAACCACAGTTGGAAAAGGGCGATAAATCTGATACTAAAG aaaaaaaggaaCATGATCAAATCAAAGCTGAAtgcactgtttttgttggaaattTACCAGTGAACACTAAGCGTGTTCAATTGGTTCGTCTGTTCAAAGATTATGGGCCAGTTAATGGTGTTCGTTTTAGAACAGCGAATGGAAAAGTACTGTTTAAACATAAACATCGAAGAGAGGCAGGTACACTAAGCGCTTGGATAGTACTTAAGGATCCCGACACTGTAACACGTGCATTGGCTTTAAATGGCAccgttttcaaaaataatcacATACGTGTAACACGTGGAGATGTAAAGAGTGCAAATACGGATTCGAAACGTACGGTTTTTGTCGGTAACCTAAAGTACA GTGCCAATGAAGAGAAGCTGCGTGAAATATTTTCCGCTTGTGGAGACATTGATTATGTGAGATGTCTAAATGATGATAAAGGTTGTAAAGGTGTAGCCTATGTTTGTTTCAAAGCGCCAGAAGCCGTAGGATTGGCGTTGGAACTGAATGAAACTGTACTAGACGAACGTCCAATTCACGTTGAACGATATTCTGTTAAAAAATTGGGTGCAAAGAAAACAAAGGATGTAACAGAAGTAGAGAATAAAAAGAAACCAGCCGGTGGAAAAACTCAGAAAGACAAATCCAAAAAAGTTAAAGGAGATAATCCAAAAACTAAGCAAGATGCtgatacaaacaaaaaatcaaagtttcgCGGTGTCAAAGTCGATGGTACCCAAGtaaagaaacaaaagaaaaaggTGACAAGTCAAATGCAGAAATTAGCCAAGAAGATTGCGCCTAAGGAAAAATCTTAA
- the LOC105220116 gene encoding putative transferase CAF17, mitochondrial, producing MNILKGLTKIKSSFARFIETTNNFMWVQRNEKFADRRLVVEQLTDRVLVRVKGEEVVPFLQGLITNDMTHLQSGSTPLAKTSAMYTMFLNKAGRVLYDSIIYRTPEPNTFLIECDKFISNELRRHLRLYRVRRNIQIDAVDGEYRPWIVFNPVGSAVRMDTSLQVGQEVISTPDPRIRDLGTRVITKSDKTWKDLANMFSKSGDITVAKPTNDCNYRMHRYRFGVGEGVQDLPPGKSFPLEANCDYMHGVSFHKGCYLGQELTARVHHTGVVRKRIMPLRLSVPASPKSINISTEAGTNIGVIRGANLDRALGLLRVEQALGPTKLYVDGNVCYVEKPYWWPSELPKKARVEGC from the coding sequence ATGAATATCCTAAAAGGTCTGACAAAAATCAAGTCGAGTTTTGCGCGATTTATTGAGACGACAAACAACTTTATGTGGGTGCAACGCAATGAAAAATTTGCTGATAGGCGTTTAGTTGTCGAGCAATTAACGGACAGAGTGTTAGTGCGAGTGAAGGGAGAAGAAGTTGTGCCCTTCTTGCAAGGACTCATAACAAACGATATGACTCACCTGCAATCGGGAAGCACACCTCTTGCTAAGACCTCCGCAATGTACACAATGTTCCTTAATAAGGCCGGCAGAGTCCTGTATGACTCCATAATATATCGCACGCCAGAGCCGAATACTTTTCTAATTGAATGcgataaatttatatcaaacgAATTACGCCGACATTTGCGTCTTTACCGCGTGAGACGAAATATTCAAATTGATGCAGTTGATGGAGAGTACAGACCATGGATTGTTTTTAATCCAGTAGGAAGCGCCGTTCGAATGGATACAAGTCTTCAAGTGGGACAAGAAGTAATTTCTACTCCAGATCCTCGCATACGTGACCTAGGTACACGTGTCATAACCAAATCTGATAAAACCTGGAAAGATTTAGCAAATATGTTTTCTAAATCTGGCGACATTACGGTAGCAAAACCAACCAATGACTGCAATTACCGGATGCATCGATATCGTTTTGGCGTTGGAGAAGGCGTTCAAGACCTTCCTCCAGGCAAAAGTTTTCCATTAGAAGCCAATTGTGACTACATGCACGGCGTAAGCTTTCACAAAGGATGCTATCTTGGCCAGGAGTTAACGGCACGAGTCCATCACACAGGAGTAGTGCGAAAGCGTATAATGCCTTTGCGTTTATCTGTTCCAGCTTCACCAAAATCTATAAATATCTCAACCGAAGCTGGTACCAATATTGGTGTAATCCGCGGTGCAAATTTAGATAGGGCTTTAGGACTTTTGCGAGTAGAACAAGCTTTAGGCCCAACCAAATTGTATGTAGATGGCAATGTGTGCTACGTCGAAAAACCGTATTGGTGGCCATCTGAACTACCAAAGAAAGCTCGAGTTGAAGGCTGctag
- the LOC105220125 gene encoding saccharopine dehydrogenase-like oxidoreductase translates to MSEKLDVIIFGATGFTGKYTVFEAVSVLKNYRWGIAGRSQEKLEKVLQEMGAKAQKNLMDIPIILADVENEASLLAMAKRCRVLVNCCGPYRFFGEPVVRACLEAGTHQVDVTGEPQYMETMQLKYNKQAQERNVFIISACGFDSIPADLGVVFIEKNFDGVVNSVESYLKNYSKGNGSRGGAGIHYGTWESAIYGLAHSSELKAIREKLYEDKLPKFTPVLKHRPLIFRSDIVNGVCLPFPGPDRSVVMRSQRFLYENEHKRPVQMHTYITFKSWIAAVLVALFGVSFGFLTKFSLGRHLLLKYPKVFSFGFASHEGPSEEAMERVQFSFTMRAKGWANSERLTEPTDQYTDPPTKTLTVKVSGSNPGYGATCVALLSTAVIILKESDKMPGPGGVLPPGAAFAKTSLISELEKHDHGIKFEILANK, encoded by the coding sequence ATGTCGGAAAAATTGGATGTTATTATATTTGGTGCCACTGGTTTTACAGGAAAATACACCGTTTTTGAAGCTGTTAGTGTACTTAAAAACTATCGTTGGGGCATCGCTGGACGTAGTCAAGAAAAACTAGAAAAGGTACTCCAAGAAATGGGTGCTAAAGCGCAGAAAAATCTGATGGATATTCCTATTATACTAGCTGATGTTGAAAACGAAGCTTCGCTCCTGGCCATGGCCAAGCGTTGTCGTGTTCTAGTAAATTGTTGCGGCCCATACCGATTCTTTGGCGAGCCTGTAGTGCGGGCATGTCTTGAAGCTGGTACCCATCAAGTTGATGTTACTGGCGAACCTCAATATATGGAAACGATGCAACTGAAATATAACAAACAAGCACAGGAACGAAACGTTTTTATAATTTCTGCTTGTGGATTTGATTCAATACCGGCAGATCTTGGAGtagtttttatagaaaaaaattttgatggaGTAGTAAATTCAGTTGAGAGCTATCTTAAGAATTACTCAAAAGGGAACGGATCTAGAGGAGGTGCTGGAATACATTATGGTACTTGGGAGAGCGCAATTTATGGATTGGCCCATTCCAGCGAACTAAAAGCAATACGCGAGAAGTTATACGAAGACAAATTGCCGAAATTCACTCCAGTTTTAAAACATCGACCTCTTATTTTTCGTTCCGACATTGTAAATGGAGTTTGCCTTCCATTCCCTGGACCAGATCGTTCAGTTGTAATGCGTTCACAACGTTTTCTTTATGAAAATGAACATAAGCGCCCTGTTCAAATGCATACTTATATTACTTTTAAATCGTGGATTGCTGCTGTGCTAGTGGCTTTATTTGGAGTTTCATTTGGATTTTTAACTAAGTTTTCACTTGGTCGACACTTATTGCTGAAATATCCTAAAGTTTTCTCATTTGGATTTGCATCTCATGAAGGTCCTTCAGAAGAAGCAATGGAGCGAGTACAATTTTCTTTTACCATGAGGGCAAAGGGATGGGCCAATTCGGAGAGATTGACAGAACCAACGGACCAATACACAGATCcaccaacaaaaacattaaCGGTCAAGGTCTCGGGATCGAATCCTGGTTACGGAGCCACCTGCGTAGCTTTACTTAGTACGGCTGTAATAATATTAAAGGAAAGTGATAAAATGCCAGGACCTGGTGGCGTTTTACCACCAGGAGCTGCATTTGCGAAAACAAGTTTAATATCTGAATTGGAAAAGCATGATCatggtattaaatttgaaattttggctAATAAGTAA